The following proteins are encoded in a genomic region of Drosophila miranda strain MSH22 chromosome 4, D.miranda_PacBio2.1, whole genome shotgun sequence:
- the LOC108162497 gene encoding mucin-5AC isoform X3, translating into MEFSTYRISFLWLLGLCLLLFKTGCTEAQGKRASRITSSRSFGTNVKSTSSNGLSFDCPEEFGYYPHPTDCTQYYVCVFGGALLESCTGGLMYSHELQTCDWPRNVGCELVDTSTERGPARSQSQTQQHHQQHVPSRVRFGSAFGSSGGAPKAPTVAPQYHRSPPQVIQAQVQHIPPPPPELRVPPNPVVTSRGQPKPLLDAQEDIAKLYAEAQETLPPVEEEESDRQQRVYRGQPSTVSQVQRDRDGIIHQASINAIPQSGKLGSYAFGTAYSESLDDEQTLEYELSQNRLEALDVDRRPRKRRDLTVQTTPVADTETQTPTEPEPKPEPNVQAEVPNDSNTSSEVMEPESPSPSAKPSSLLGNSESSNSSNNSQEHYDKAAPAVSKPQKYSSKISQPREKSGSAVIEFDYVNTGADGEKGDDGYGDDSPEDAATGESKRRPRQLRPVTHTSTKWTGPNYRAIDAPPPPHQGYQQHQTGQSYSFGSFNPYLTPPANPGHTQQPFGSHNYNQISPGYPAQAYLHQQQQISAPNQQKPKVVYTGYNLSLPPPPLEDDFRPIAGNYFRSPNGVPSSPRTPLPAQNLQQQQQQHSSPGNLLPYLIQQLKELKERRKHLQAENFAYFHLENQPITPGPSPGSTPPTPAAQTPFAYYSHSQVSSGDSSKPTQQVTPNGQFSTMGGFYNNQSPDQAPYTANYAGKLVSQYSIGSTTTESNYFQYNVIANQKMKGVYSTAKPNQIGHAAVKVRPPVTPLQVTQSINIVSAPNLAYSQPAPGLQQVPFRDFSHLPVGISYAGNSTVPESYQTFTKSITSEAPPTPTSPTTANNKPKLSNFQFNIHEFMANLKSSDLASVNPAINPLMKYFKQVSSDGNGNLRNAVVLRRPVPPSSSSNTGTTTTLSTSTPKTRLRPNPTISTPTIPTTTRPLKGYESFIKGIQNQINKQTSTHSASLHTTTTTPTPRIRPTIRTSSSTTTLESVDYYDEDYEEDEDILPPSHMPPYMPMSETMAPPRPQLVSTTAPVTESPGKIRGSFQTGFLEATTTRRPFPNFVQLNSRPSNETGAGAGGVPSFINFPSDIFQELKQRLPQLPESTTPTPGAPTPRSTRPSSTPASTSTRVRYTTRPRTRGQQKWMTMAPPASATAAAKGVENNTERAKNESSSASGYYFGKQSHSSIGGLQLNSIHAGGSGSGADRNRDIEYQQQQQDHQEQQQQQQQQPQQQQQYQQPAVRHQQTQSTYRPLELSATPTPPQKPQYSNQPTLTYSTDYDEDINAQIEQDNVYDQPTRSPQSSKAHANKIYIQHAINMSKTTTNTTQPPTTSTTTPPIYHPSTYSSNPFLKSKLQSLAKSLVSFVANSHTQGKSTNYHPAKIQSQTHSQLQLQRQPEVQVPAQAHPSVTEPSTTQWPLVEDSPSSQLEHAETVFDESQNVHVQTAEAPSSRSFETSTSPKFLDFINAAAYGTSPRGNLLHSVPDKKPVKTAFHQLQKKNPYSGVERGYLNDQRSTVPQQPNKRIQTYISSDVEPQSFRSPASEPLVPVASIELVDSSSSTPGTRPSKAVQYSLQSGSHGFSLRAEDIGHNEGPVVSETLSDRKESQPPSTSTSTITSTGTSASTSTSTSTTPYNSDVDVIPTTYAPPLRIWRNGRPAIQAYTKATTTTTKSAATAPWWTDSVESSSTIRTTTTPKAQGTPSTERYISPGQSFTARANHFKDSLNRVTANPAMRFVSPYKSLENLLQEERQHPNTMLRTTARPRYTNSPASPPFLQTTQKPPKNLFLSGMSPRNTSQDVLATMATGNARNFSVSDAILSTFSPQRPAPSMLRSTTSSSTTSTTETPPPPPTTISAVIASSPIRVSQVSMRPRGRSRYTVATLDNLSESVDEPTTYAPRFRLPSSYEANQYPKRKPQRVRIAGNQRPSSAEPTAKPHEKYESYKAALQAKDSTLFNFQNVQGKNLSAESVNDKLLKRKPIENEASTSDGPRAEALIGHQLLEARQQNSIEEMGTASASSSTEHVVAITDRPPTVKFLYSNKYRQQTAERTLAESLQNAGYLTTGNGRIQKFRPVSVLEQLKQFLAGSDSNSNSNSDESGTSQFVDEYSHPEIKAAVDEIKQLYVPTSRSTTITTTTTLRPTTTPIAPPTTTSRPNIGGVTAPSRPIASQSKAYSSYSSSTFSILSTDPPTSPTVRSTLSTTPDVSTTRTPTIPTTVPPTTASATATATPSSMFAPPTARASRVNNVIRSSIAAAAAQSSSSSGSLSGSSTYQQQQMQPAGGKANKFQFGFASNNKNQQQHQHQNNNHNSNNNAAAAASVKCSDSTLSAKCNEIPSRNHNRNRGGAIYANQDRDVVPTANRGTHPPRTRPTLKPSGTIVSKAQEFVDIYRYPPTRPDPIYPQPTPDKTAAKCRKDVCLLPDCYCGGRDIPGGLNVTEVPQIVLITFDDAINPINIDIYKELFNNKTRKNPNGCPWRATFYLSHEWTDYGMVQDMYSEGHEMASHTVSHSFGEQFSQKKWTREIAGQREILAAYGGVKLSDVRGMRAPFLSVGGNKMYKMLYDSNFTYDSSMPVYENRPPSWPYTLDYKIFHDCMIPPCPTRSYPGVWQVPMVMWQDLNGGRCSMGDACSNPSDAEGVTKMIMKNFERHYTTNRAPFGLFYHAAWFTQPHHKEGFIKFLDAINSMSDVWILTNWQALQWVRDPTPISRINSFQPFQCDYSDRPKRCNNPKVCNLWHKSGVRYMKTCQPCPDIYPWTGKSGIRSSRIDNDNVEEPAAA; encoded by the exons GATGCACAGAAGCGCAAGGCAAACGCGCCTCACGTATCACCAGCTCCCGCAGCTTTGGCACCAACGTCAAGTCCACAAGCTCCAATGGCCTTAGCTTCGACTGCCCCGAGGAGTTCGGCTATTACCCGCACCCCACGGACTGCACACAGTActacgtgtgtgtgttcgGTGGGGCACTTCTTGAGAGCTGCACCGGCGGCCTGATGTACTCGCACGAGCTGCAGACCTGTGACTGGCCACGAAACGTAGGCTGCGAGTTGGTGGACACTTCCACGGAGCGCGGCCCCGCACGTAGCCAGAGCCAGACGCAGcaacatcatcagcagcaTGTGCCTAGCCGTGTGCGCTTTGGGTCTGCTTTTGGCAGTTCGGGTGGTGCCCCAAAGGCGCCCACAGTGGCTCCGCAGTACCACCGCTCTCCGCCACAGGTCATACAGGCTCAGGTACAGCATATTCCGCCGCCGCCCCCAGAGCTACGCGTCCCACCCAATCCGGTGGTCACATCGCGGGGTCAGCCGAAGCCATTGCTGGACGCGCAGGAGGACATAGCGAAG CTGTACGCTGAGGCGCAGGAAACACTGCCGCccgtggaggaggaggagtccgatcgccagcagcggGTGTACCGCGGCCAGCCAAGTACCGTTAGCCAGGTTCAGCGGGATCGCGATGGTATCATACATCAGGCCAGCATTAATGCCATACCCCAGAGCGGGAAGCTTGGATCGTACGCCTTCGGAACAGCCTACAG CGAAAGCTTGGACGACGAACAGACGCTCGAATACGAACTGTCACAGAACCGACTCGAGGCACTCGATGTGGACAGGCGACCACGCAAACGACGTGACCTCACGGTGCAGACTACGCCAGTTGCGGACACAGAAACGCAGACGCcaacagaaccagaaccaaaaCCAGAACCCAATGTGCAAGCAGAAGTGCCCAACGATTCGAATACGTCGAGTGAAGTTATGGAACCTGAAAGCCCCAGTCCCAGCGCCAAACCTAGCTCGCTCCTTGGCAATAGTGAATCTTCCAATAGCTCCAATAACTCACAAGAGCACTACGACAAGGCGGCTCCAGCTGTATCTAAGCCACAAAAATACTCCTCGAAGATCAGTCAGCCACGAGAAAAGAGTGGAAGTGCAGTAATTGAATTCGACTACGTTAATACGGGTGCAGATGGTGAAAAAGGTGATGACGGGTACGGGGACGACAGCCCAGAGGATGCGGCAACAGGGGAATCGAAAAGACGCCCACGTCAACTTCGCCCCGTGACGCACACTTCTACCAAGTGGACGGGCCCGAACTATCGTGCCATTGACGCGCCTCCTCCACCCCACCAAGGATACCAGCAGCACCAAACTGGCCAGAGCTACAGCTTCGGTAGCTTCAACCCATATCTTACGCCTCCGGCCAACCCCGGCCACACTCAGCAGCCGTTCGGCAGTCacaactacaaccaaataagcCCCGGCTATCCGGCTCAGGCCTATCttcaccagcaacagcagattTCAGCCCCGAACCAACAAAAGCCCAAGGTCGTCTACACCGGCTACAATCTTTCGCTGCCTCCTCCCCCGTTGGAGGACGACTTTCGTCCAATAGCGGGAAACTACTTCAGATCGCCAAATGGGGTACCGAGCAGCCCACGAACACCACTACCCGCGCAAAAcctccaacagcagcagcagcagcactccAGCCCCGGAAATCTACTACCGTATTTAATACAACAGCTGAAGGAATTAAAGGAACGACGCAAGCATCTACAAGCAGAAAACTTTGCCTATTTTCATCTGGAGAACCAACCAATAACACCTGGTCCCTCTCCCGGCTCCACACCCCCCACACCCGCAGCCCAAACGCCATTCGCGTACTACTCCCACTCTCAGGTTTCGTCAGGTGACTCGTCCAAGCCCACCCAACAGGTGACACCGAACGGACAGTTCAGTACCATGGGAGGCTTTTACAATAATCAGAGTCCGGACCAAGCACCGTACACCGCGAACTATGCAGGAAAACTGGTCTCGCAGTATAGCATAGGCAGCACCACCACGGAGAGCAACTATTTTCAGTACAATGTTATAGCTAATCAGAAGATGAAAGGGGTCTACAGCACGGCCAAGCCAAACCAAATAGGACATGCTGCGGTCAAGGTGCGCCCCCCTGTCACCCCGCTGCAGGTCACACAGAGCATAAACATTGTCTCGGCGCCCAACCTGGCCTACAGCCAGCCCGCACCAGGTCTGCAACAGGTGCCTTTCCGCGACTTTTCGCACCTACCCGTAGGCATAAGCTACGCGGGAAACAGCACAGTGCCGGAATCATATCAGACTTTTACAAAGTCGATCACTTCAGAGGCTCCGCCAACGCCTACTTCGCCAACGACTGCCAACAACAAGCCCAAACTGTCAAATTTTCAATTCAACATCCATGAATTCATGGCTAACCTAAAGTCCAGCGACCTGGCAAGCGTAAACCCGGCCATAAACCCGCTGATGAAGTATTTCAAGCAGGTGAGCAGCGATGGAAATGGCAATCTGCGCAATGCCGTGGTCCTTCGTCGCCCAGTCCCCCCCTCCTCGAGCAGCAATACCGGCACGACCACCACTTTGAGTACATCTACACCAAAAACACGACTAAGACCAAATCCCACCATTTCTACGCCTACAATACCAACCACTACGAGACCTCTCAAGGGCTACGAGAGCTTCATCAAGGGGATACAAAACCAAATCAACAAGCAGACCTCGACACACAGTGCATCCCtgcacacaacaacaactactCCAACGCCGCGAATAAGACCCACCATTAGGACTAGCAGCAGCACAACGACTCTTGAAAGCGTCGACTACTATGACGAGGACTacgaggaagatgaggatatACTGCCACCGTCCCACATGCCGCCGTACATGCCAATGTCCGAGACAATGGCCCCACCACGCCCGCAACTGGTGTCCACCACTGCGCCTGTCACCGAGTCGCCTGGAAAAATACGTGGCAGCTTTCAGACGGGCTTCCTGGAAGCCACAACGACACGGCGTCCATTCCCCAACTTTGTGCAGCTGAACAGCAGGCCCAGTAATGAGACTGGTGCAGGTGCTGGAGGAGTACCGTCATTCATCAACTTTCCCAGCGACATATTCCAGGAACTAAAGCAACGTCTACCACAGTTGCCAGAATCGACCACACCTACGCCAGGTGCACCCACTCCGCGGAGCACGCGTCCCAGCTCCACGCCAGCATCAACATCCACACGGGTGCGTTACACAACCCGGCCCCGCACTAGGGGCCAACAAAAGTGGATGACGATGGCTCCCCCCGCATCAGCTACAGCTGCAGCTAAGGGAGTCGAGAACAACACCGAACGGGCGAAAAATGAAAGTAGTTCAGCCTCCGGTTACTACTTCGGCAAGCAAAGCCACAGCAGCATAGGTGGCCTCCAGTTGAACTCTATTCACGCCGGCGGCTCAGGCTCAGGCGCGGACAGAAACAG GGACATTGAGtatcaacaacaacagcaagaccatcaggagcagcagcagcagcagcagcagcagccgcagcaacagcagcaataTCAACAACCAGCAGTACGCCACCAGCAGACGCAATCAACCTACCGCCCATTGGAGCTATCGGCCACACCGACTCCTCCACAGAAGCCGCAATACAGCAACCAACCGACGTTGACCTACAGCACGGACTACGATGAAGATATTAATGCACAG ATCGAGCAAGACAACGTGTACGATCAGCCAACTCGTTCGCCCCAAAG CTCGAAAGCGCATGCAAATAAAATCTATATACAACATGCTATAAACATGTCAAAGACAACCACAAACACTACACAGCCACCAACGACCAGCACAACAACACCCCCAATATACCATCCTTCGACATATAGTTCCAATCCCTTTCTCAAATCGAAGCTCCAAAGCCTAGCCAAGTCGCTGGTCAGCTTTGTTGCCAACAGCCACACTCAAGGCAAATCGACTAATTATCATCCAGCTAAGATTCAGAGCCAGACCCACtcccaactccaactccaaagGCAACCTGAAGTCCAAGTCCCAGCCCAAGCACATCCCTCAGTCACTGAACCCTCAACGACGCAATGGCCTCTGGTGGAGGACAGTCCCAGCAGTCAACTAGAACATGCGGAGACCGTCTTCGATGAGAGTCAGAACGTCCACGTGCAGACGGCCGAGGCACCCAGTAGCCGATCCTTTGAGACCAGCACGTCGCCCAAGTTTCTGGACTTCATTAATGCCGCCGCATACGGCACAAGTCCGCGCGGTAATCTGCTGCACTCCGTTCCCGACAAAAAGCCCGTGAAGACAGCCTTCCATCagctgcaaaaaaaaaatccataTAGTGGCGTGGAAAGAGGGTATCTAAATGACCAACGTTCGACGGTGCCACAGCAGCCGAATAAGCGCATACAGACCTACATCTCATCAGATGTGGAACCGCAGAGTTTCAGGTCTCCGGCAAGCGAACCCCTCGTGCCAGTTGCATCGATTGAGCTAGTGGATAGCTCAAGCAGCACACCAGGCACCAGGCCTAGTAAAGCGGTTCAATATAGTCTACAAAGTGGATCGCACGGCTTTAGTCTTCGTGCTGAGGATATCGGCCACAACGAAGGTCCAGTTGTCTCCGAGACGTTGTCTGATCGGAAGGAGAGTCAGCCACCAAGCACAAGTACGAGTACAATTACAAGTACTGGTACAAGTGCAAGTACAAGTACAAGTACTTCTACAACACCATACAACAGCGATGTGGATGTCATACCCACAACATATGCTCCACCACTTCGTATTTGGCGCAATGGACGACCCGCCATTCAGGCATATACCAAGGCTACAACCACGACTACAAAATCCGCTGCAACAGCTCCTTGGTGGACCGATAGTGTGGAATCCAGCAGCACTATAAGAACCACGACTACGCCGAAAGCTCAGGGGACGCCAAGCACCGAGCGGTACATATCGCCGGGACAAAGTTTCACGGCCCGCGCAAATCACTTTAAGGACAGCCTGAACCGCGTAACTGCCAACCCAGCAATGCGCTTTGTCTCACCATACAAGAGTCTTGAGAACTTACTGCAGGAGGAGCGACAGCATCCAAATACCATGTTGCGGACGACGGCCAGACCGCGTTACACAAATTCGCCAGCTTCACCGCCTTTCCTACAGACCACGCAGAAACCGCCAAAGAATCTCTTTCTTTCGGGGATGTCGCCTAGAAACACCAGTCAGGATGTCCTTGCCACAATGGCGACAGGAAATGCTCGAAACTTTAGCGTCAGCGACGCCATTTTGAGCACTTTTAGTCCCCAACGACCGGCACCAAGTATGCTGCGTAGCACCACCTCCAGCAGCACCACTAGCACCACCGAGACACCTCCTCCACCGCCAACGACAATATCGGCGGTAATCGCCTCATCGCCTATTCGAGTCTCCCAGGTTTCGATGCGTCCTCGCGGCCGCTCTCGCTACACAGTCGCAACTCTTGACAATTTATCGGAGAGCGTGGACGAGCCCACGACCTATGCCCCCAGGTTCAGATTACCCAGCAGTTACGAGGCCAATCAGTATCCAAAACGAAAGCCCCAGCGCGTCCGAATAGCCGGCAATCAGCGGCCGTCCTCCGCCGAACCCACGGCAAAGCCTCATGAAAAATACGAGTCATATAAGGCTGCCTTACAGGCCAAGGATTCAACTCTTTTTAACTTTCAAAATGTACAGGGAAAGAATTTATCCGCGGAATCGGTGAATGACAAGTTACTTAAACGCAAACCAATTGAGAATGAGGCTAGCACATCGGATGGGCCACGAGCCGAGGCATTGATTGGGCATCAGCTACTAGAAGCCAGGCAGCAAAATAGCATAGAGGAAATGGGAACCGCATCGGCATCTAGCTCCACAGAGCACGTGGTAGCCATAACAGACCGTCCCCCCACTGTGAAGTTCCTCTACTCAAACAAATATCGCCAGCAAACGGCAGAACGCACATTAGCGGAAAGTCTTCAGAATGCCGGGTACCTAACTACCGGCAATGGGCGGATCCAAAAGTTCCGTCCTGTGAGTGTCCTCGAGCAACTGAAGCAGTTCCTCGCCGGCAGCGACAGcaatagcaacagcaacagcgatGAGAGTGGCACCTCCCAATTTGTTGACGAATATTCGCACCCAGAAATAAAGGCAGCCGTCGATGAAATCAAGCAGCTTTATGTACCCACGAGTCGATCGACTACGATCACCACTACGACCACGCTTCGTCCTACCACTACGCCTATTGCGCCTCCCACTACTACCTCCCGTCCTAATATCGGAGGTGTTACTGCTCCGTCTAGACCAATAGCAAGCCAATCCAAAGCCTATTCCTCCTATTCCTCTTCCACTTTTAGCATCTTGAGCACCGATCCTCCCACCTCTCCAACAGTCAGATCCACCCTGAGCACCACTCCCGATGTTAGTACCACTAGAACTCCCACCATCCCAACAACAGTTCCTCCAACAACTGCTAGCGCCACTGCCACCGCTACACCCTCTTCCATGTTTGCTCCGCCAACTGCGCGCGCTTCGAGGGTTAACAATGTCATAAGATCATCgattgccgctgctgccgcccaATCGTCCAGCTCGTCAGGCTCTCTCTCAGGCTCCTCTAcctatcagcagcagcaaatgcaACCAGCGGGTGGTAAAGCTAATAAGTTCCAATTTGGATTTGCTTCCAACAATAAGAACcagcaacaacaccaacaccaaaacaacaatcacaacagcaacaacaatgccgcagccgcagcctcAGTGAAATGCTCTGATAGCACATTGAGCGCCAAATGCAACGAAATCCCCTCAAG AAACCACAATAGAAACCGGGGCGGCGCCATTTACGCTAATCAGGATCGGGACGTTGTCCCTACAGCCAACCGAGGAACACATCCCCC ACGAACACGTCCCACGCTTAAGCCATCTGGAACTATTGTCTCAAAGGCTCAAGAATTTGtagatatatatagatatCCACCAACGCGGCCGGACCCCATATACCCACAGCCCACACCCGACAAAACTGCTGCCAAGTGCCGCAAAGATGTGTGCCTCCTTCCAGACTGTTATTGTGGAGGCCGAGATATACCTG GCGGCTTAAATGTAACGGAGGTACCACAAATTGTATTAATAACGTTTGACGATGCGATCAACCCCATTAACATTGATATCTACAAAGAGCTTTTCAATAACAAGACACGCAAGAACCCCAATGGGTGTCCTTGGCGCGCAACCTTTTACCTATCCCACGAGTGGACAGACTATGGCATGGTCCAGGATATGTACTCTGAGGGACATGAAATGGCCTCGCACACAGTCTC TCACAGCTTTGGCGAGCAATTCTCGCAGAAAAAGTGGACTCGTGAAATAGCTGGCCAACGAGAGATTCTTGCGGCATATGGTGGTGTTAAGTTATCGGATGTTAGGGGCATGAGAGCGCCGTTCCTCTCGGTTGGCGGCAACAAAATGTATAAAATGTTGTATGACTCTAACTTCACCTACGACTCATCCATGCCGGTCTATGAAAACCGACCCCCTTCCTGGCCATACACTCTGGACTACAAGATTTTCCACGATTGCATGATTCCACCCTGCCCAACCCGCTCATACCCAGGTGTGTGGCAAGTGCCTATGGTCATGTGGCAGGACTTGAACGGAGGACGTTGTTCGATGGGCGATGCCTGCTCAAACCCCAGTGATGCGGAGGGTGTCACGAAAATGATTATGAAGAACTTTGAGCGGCACTACACCACAAACAG AGCACCTTTCGGACTGTTCTACCATGCGGCCTGGTTTACGCAGCCCCACCATAAAGAAGGCTTCATTAAATTCCTCGACGCCATCAATTCCATGTCCGATGTTTGGATCCTAACCAACTGGCAGGCTTTGCAATGGGTGCGGGATCCAACACCCATATCCCGCATTAACTCTTTCCAACCATTCCAGTGCGATTATTCG GACCGGCCGAAGCGCTGCAACAACCCGAAAGTGTGCAATCTATGGCATAAATCTGGCGTTCGCTACATGAAGACTTGTCAGCCCTGCCCAGACATCTACCCTTGGACCGGAAAGTCGGGCATCCGATCATCACGCATCGATAATGATAATGTTGAGGAACCGGCGGCGGCGTAA